ATAAAGAACAATATGCAAATAATTTCTTTAGATGTAAAGGAAGATCATAGTAGCTCAGCTTGAGAGCCGGAAGAAtatcaccttcatcatcatctgaACTCCATATCTCACTCTTCAACAACTTATCCCATTCATCATTTCCTTTTCCTTTCAAAACCCTCCCAATTGCTATCAATGCTAAGGGCAACCCTTTACATTTCTTAATTATATCTTGAGCAAGCGGATGGTTGTCAAAATTATGCTCGTCTAAGGCAGATTTAGCCAACAAAGAAAGTGCATCTTCATCTGATAGAAGCCCCAAATTGTGACGTTCAACACTGTCCATCGTTGATGCAACCGTGATCTTCCGTGTGGTTACTATGATTTTACTTCCTAGCGCCCCTTTAAGTGGTCTTTCAAGAGCTTTCCACTTTTGTCGGTCTTCATTCCAAACATCATCTAACACAAGTAGAAACCTTTTGTTTGAAAGATTCTCTTTAAGGGCCTCTTGAAGGCGATTTAAACTAGCAGGTGTGTTGTCCTCACTGGTGACAGCTTGATAAATCGCCTTGCTAACAGCGAGCACATCAAACCCTTCAGAAACACAAACCCATGCCCTTAGTTCAAAGTAATCCTTGACTTTATGGTTGTTGTACATTAGTCTTGCAAGAGTTGTTTTCCCAACCCCACCGAAGCCAACTATGGACACAACACTCACATTTTGATTACGTGATTCATCCCCCAACAACTTCTCGAGCAATGCTGCTTCATCCTTTTCCCGACCCAAAACTGGAGACTCATGATCTAGCAGTGATGTTTCCCCCGTTCGTTCAAAATTTCTGTTTGATCTAAGTGCATGTATCGTATTGATATCTACACCTACCATATTTT
This genomic stretch from Rutidosis leptorrhynchoides isolate AG116_Rl617_1_P2 chromosome 11, CSIRO_AGI_Rlap_v1, whole genome shotgun sequence harbors:
- the LOC139877927 gene encoding putative disease resistance RPP13-like protein 1 isoform X1 codes for the protein MAEIVLTSAVTVLFEKLLSGDLMKLTRSEGIEPQLEKLKSKWTYIEAVLADASEKHITQEAVKVWLLDLRRLAYDIEDVLDDMATETLRRKLNDVSSGSTSTGVDINTIHALRSNRNFERTGETSLLDHESPVLGREKDEAALLEKLLGDESRNQNVSVVSIVGFGGVGKTTLARLMYNNHKVKDYFELRAWVCVSEGFDVLAVSKAIYQAVTSEDNTPASLNRLQEALKENLSNKRFLLVLDDVWNEDRQKWKALERPLKGALGSKIIVTTRKITVASTMDSVERHNLGLLSDEDALSLLAKSALDEHNFDNHPLAQDIIKKCKGLPLALIAIGRVLKGKGNDEWDKLLKSEIWSSDDDEGDILPALKLSYYDLPLHLKKLFAYCSLYPKDHLFNKDKLVLLWMAEGFLSQSKGGNNMESLGHQYFEDLLSKSFFQHSAINKSKYIMHDLMNDLAISVAGEFFFMLDDKMNVNGRNEAFDKICHFHF
- the LOC139877927 gene encoding putative disease resistance RPP13-like protein 1 isoform X2, whose amino-acid sequence is MKLTRSEGIEPQLEKLKSKWTYIEAVLADASEKHITQEAVKVWLLDLRRLAYDIEDVLDDMATETLRRKLNDVSSGSTSTGVDINTIHALRSNRNFERTGETSLLDHESPVLGREKDEAALLEKLLGDESRNQNVSVVSIVGFGGVGKTTLARLMYNNHKVKDYFELRAWVCVSEGFDVLAVSKAIYQAVTSEDNTPASLNRLQEALKENLSNKRFLLVLDDVWNEDRQKWKALERPLKGALGSKIIVTTRKITVASTMDSVERHNLGLLSDEDALSLLAKSALDEHNFDNHPLAQDIIKKCKGLPLALIAIGRVLKGKGNDEWDKLLKSEIWSSDDDEGDILPALKLSYYDLPLHLKKLFAYCSLYPKDHLFNKDKLVLLWMAEGFLSQSKGGNNMESLGHQYFEDLLSKSFFQHSAINKSKYIMHDLMNDLAISVAGEFFFMLDDKMNVNGRNEAFDKICHFHF